CCAAGAAATTCCCTGCTGTTCATTTTAGCTTCCTCCTCACCTTTTTTATAGGTTTCTCAAAATTTGTTGATTTGTTATGCCTCAAAATAAGATAAATACCCGGCAGTATTCCCAGTGTATTGAAAATTAGCAACGCTATAAACCAACAAGGTTTAGGCTCTTCTCGTGCTGAAAAGTATAGGGCAAAGCCTCGCAATACCAGGTCCAGTAATAAGAATGGCAATAAAAAATTCAACATCCATGAATTATATATCATCATTCTTCCTCTCTATTCCTTTTTTTATATCCTTCTCACTTCAATATTTTTTATGTTTGAGTATGTGTATCCGTAATTAAGGTTTATCTTAAGAATTGTTGAATATGCCCCCCGAGACGGATTGGTAGTTGTCTTGCATATGATTGTGGCTTCATTGTTTATGAGCCTTGCCTTTGTATTGCTTCCGCAGTCCAATGGCTGCCCGTTTGAGATTACTCCTGAAAACTGCACTTCATCATAGTCAGCATAGCTAAGGCTGTTGCACTGCCCGACTTTTGCCTGGGATATCACCCTTCCTCCGCCGACATTTCTTACTGTTATCTTAAAGACTGTCTGCCCGATGCTTGAATCCTGCTGGACAGCGCTTATTGCAACTGGACCGCCCTGCCCGCCTCCAAGAGACGGATTTGCGGGAGTGCATGCCTTGCTTCCTGTCTTTGATGGGTCTGCGTCTATGCAAATCTGCACAGATGCTGCGGTTTTATAATCATAGCACAGCGTTGCCCGCAGAGAA
The sequence above is drawn from the Candidatus Woesearchaeota archaeon genome and encodes:
- a CDS encoding DUF5652 family protein, whose translation is MLNFLLPFLLLDLVLRGFALYFSAREEPKPCWFIALLIFNTLGILPGIYLILRHNKSTNFEKPIKKVRRKLK